One Misgurnus anguillicaudatus chromosome 19, ASM2758022v2, whole genome shotgun sequence genomic region harbors:
- the tsen54 gene encoding tRNA-splicing endonuclease subunit Sen54, producing the protein MADSDTCEGVQKQKGFQELLSPSELFQARSRSHKIPVRGQKDFQPNDSEHQRSRLQQSLHEHWTLLEEERVERLGNLVKALWIPEERLVELQSPAGKFWHTMGFSDRGKQYLHAEEALYLMECGNVQVFHRDLPLSIQEGYERFLSSETLTLHQYQVYGHLKRLGYVVNRFDPSSVPSEYERQLNLPASLDKQKKTLKRKRSQSPVSSEKHSTSSLEKTNEYQNEDQVKNSDSLADPAPPHQPQEELMESPLVLKDTSERTWWTEGDVQPPLAQSQTTAPRWDFNTISFPDLGSRRSRSVSLASPDPSLLPGSLEVGNCDVTPWLSRLNVKEERLSRRDRERQRDRDRYHRDINGDPKVRDCRNWAEYLQLLEKRKKQQEGRRPAHLWEREVTPLTQHGQCRSHRELLEQINIIKSSNWTEGVSRTAPSERWKISFDVYQPDTVAEFKKSHPGKPYSRMCVCSFDGPVPDLVVMKQLSFQSADVPVTFAVVDHGDISFYCFKNFRLPTDVY; encoded by the exons ATGGCAGACAGCGACACATGTGAAGGTGTACAAAAACAAAAGGGTTTTCAGGAGCTTCTCAG TCCATCTGAGCTGTTTCAGGCGAGGTCTCGCAGTCATAAAATACCGGTGAGGGGTCAGAAAGACTTTCAACCCAATGATTCAGAGCATCAGAGGAGTCGACTCCAGCAAAGTTTACATGAACACTGGACACTGCTGGAGGAGGAGAGAGTCGAGAGACT GGGGAATCTTGTGAAAGCTCTGTGGATCCCTGAAGAAAGACTAGTTGAACTGCAGTCACCAGCT GGGAAGTTTTGGCACACAATGGGTTTTTCAGATAGAGGAAAGCAGTACCTGCATGCTGAAGAGGCTCTCTATCTTATGGAGTGT GGCAATGTGCAGGTTTTCCACCGTGATCTTCCTTTGTCCATTCAGGAGGGATATGAACGATTCCTCTCTTCAGAGACTTTGACTCTTCACCAGTATCAG GTCTATGGACATTTGAAAAGGCTTGGGTATGTTGTGAACAGATTTGACCCCAG TTCAGTCCCATCTGAATATGAGAGACAGTTGAATCTTCCAGCATCACttgacaaacagaaaaaaacactgAAGAGGAAACGCAGTCAGAGTCCTGTCTCCAG TGAGAAACACAGCACGTCATCATTGGAGAAGACAAATGAATACCAAAATGAGGATCAGGTTAAGAACAGTGATTCACTGGCAGACCCAGCACCTCCACATCAACCTCAGGAGGAACTCATGGAGTCGCCTCTGGTTTTAAAAGACACTAGTGAAAGGACATGGTGGACTGAAGGAGATGTCCAGCCCCCCCTTGCACAATCTCAAACCACAGCTCCTCGCTGGGACTTCAACACAATCTCTTTCCCAGACCTGGGTTCACGTAGGAGTCGTTCAGTCAGTTTGGCGTCTCCAGACCCGAGCCTGCTGCCTGGATCTCTGGAGGTGGGTAACTGTGATGTGACTCCATGGCTGAGCAGACTCAACGTGAAGGAAGAGAGGCTGTCACGCCGGGACAGGGAGCGCCAGAGAGATCGAGACCGTTACCACAGGGACATTAATGGTGACCCAAAGGTGCGGGACTGCAGGAACTGGGCGGAGTATTTACAGCTGCTGGAGAAGAGGAAGAAACAACAAGAGGGACGGAGACCCGCCCATCTGTGGGAACGGGAGGTGACCCCTCTAACCCAACATGGCCAGTGTAGATCACACC GTGAGCTGCTGGAGCAGATCAACATTATCAAGTCTTCAAACTGGACTGAAGGGGTTTCCAG AACAGCCCCATCTGAGCGCTGGAAGATTAGCTTTGATGTTTACCAACCGGACACGGTGGCGGAGTTTAAAAAGAGCCATCCAGGAAAGCCATACAGCcgcatgtgtgtgtgcag TTTTGACGGCCCTGTGCCTGATCTGGTCGTCATGAAGCAGTTGTCCTTCCAAAGTGCTGATGTCCCGGTGACTTTTGCAGTGGTAGACCATGGAGACATCTCATTTTACTGCTTCAAGAACTTCAGACTGCCCACTGATGTCTACTAA